The Salvelinus sp. IW2-2015 unplaced genomic scaffold, ASM291031v2 Un_scaffold16571, whole genome shotgun sequence genome has a segment encoding these proteins:
- the LOC112080900 gene encoding C-X-C motif chemokine 9: MNSVLSVYLLASLSLYCLLLTVGKGEGQFVPGRCECYDTKTTVSGPLSDLKVTLKGLTCNTDQIIVVMERTSEPVCVNPTGPLGKQLLRCWKKTSGLDKKSCLRRRRGQGKRGQKQRKHRGQSKESKRRETPIPAIG; encoded by the exons ATgaactctgtcctgtctgtctacctgctgGCGAGTCTGTCACTTTACTGCCTACTGCTTACAG TGGGTAAAGGTGAGGGGCAGTTTGTTCCAGGGAGGTGTGAGTGTTATGACACAAAGACAACTGTCAGCGGACCCCTGTCTGACCTCAAAGTCACACTCAAAGGCCTCACCTGCAACACAGACCAAATCAT AGTGGTCATGGAGAGGACcagtgagcctgtgtgtgtgaatCCAACGGGACCACTGGGAAAACAACTGCTGCGCTGCTGGAAGAA aaCCAGCGGATTGGATAAGAAGAGTTGtctgagaaggaggagagggcaggggaaACGAGGACAGAAACAGAGGAAACACAGGGGACAATCTAAAGAGAGCAAAAGAAGGGAAACACCAATCCCTGCCATAGGGTGA